The Candidatus Neomarinimicrobiota bacterium genomic sequence TCAATGGCCACATTACGAAGGTCATTTAGCTCATCTGATAGACGACGATTCTTCGTTTTTAACGATCGCAATTCTGATTTTCCGGACAGAATATTTGTCAATGCAACGCCATAACCTATTAACATACCGACGGTAAGGGCTCCCAGCATTACCACAGCAACTTGTACATTTTCATACTGGGCAAAGATCAAATCGACAGAAAT encodes the following:
- a CDS encoding LapA family protein, which translates into the protein MKMVKIFAGLVVMIIVLYFLMQNTNIISVDLIFAQYENVQVAVVMLGALTVGMLIGYGVALTNILSGKSELRSLKTKNRRLSDELNDLRNVAIDEGIYDTEDGDI